The Holophagales bacterium genome has a segment encoding these proteins:
- the gcvT gene encoding glycine cleavage system aminomethyltransferase GcvT has protein sequence MSDPASSSPLKRTPLFDSHKALGGKLVPFGGWEMPVQYSGLVDEHVAVRTKAGLFDVSHMGEIRVKGPKAFEVVQKITCNDVAVLVDGRIQYSAFLTERGTFVDDLLTYRLAADDYLLVVNASNTPKDVAWAKSFAVEGATIEDESPAWSQIAIQGPLAQEILQPFVKADLAAVAYYWFTWADVLGTRCIVSRTGYTGEDGFEVYGPADAAPKIWNALIETGTPRGLLPAGLGARDTLRLEAKLSLYGNELDDATTPWEADLGWIVKMKKGDFVGRDALAKQKEQGLTKKLAGFFVDGRGIARHGYPLKVEGTGEPGVVTSGTQTPTVGRALGLAYVPIAATTVGTRLLVDVRGKDVPAVVVPTPFYKRPSA, from the coding sequence ATGAGCGATCCCGCTTCCTCCTCCCCCCTCAAGCGCACCCCGCTGTTCGACTCTCACAAAGCTCTGGGCGGCAAGCTGGTTCCCTTCGGTGGCTGGGAAATGCCCGTCCAGTACTCGGGCCTCGTGGACGAGCACGTCGCCGTCCGCACGAAGGCCGGCCTCTTCGACGTCTCGCACATGGGCGAGATCCGCGTGAAGGGCCCGAAGGCGTTCGAGGTGGTCCAGAAGATCACCTGCAACGACGTCGCCGTGCTCGTCGACGGACGGATCCAGTACTCGGCCTTCCTGACCGAGCGCGGGACCTTCGTGGACGACCTCCTGACGTACCGCCTCGCCGCCGACGACTACCTCCTCGTCGTCAACGCCTCGAACACGCCGAAGGACGTCGCGTGGGCGAAGTCGTTCGCGGTGGAAGGCGCCACGATCGAGGACGAGTCGCCCGCCTGGAGCCAGATCGCCATCCAGGGGCCGCTCGCCCAGGAGATCCTCCAGCCCTTCGTGAAGGCCGACCTCGCGGCCGTCGCCTACTACTGGTTCACCTGGGCGGACGTCCTCGGCACCCGCTGCATCGTCTCGCGCACCGGCTACACCGGCGAGGACGGCTTCGAGGTCTACGGCCCCGCGGACGCCGCGCCGAAGATCTGGAACGCCCTCATCGAGACCGGCACGCCGAGGGGACTCCTGCCCGCCGGCCTCGGCGCGCGCGACACGCTCCGCCTCGAGGCGAAGCTCTCCCTCTACGGGAACGAGCTCGACGACGCGACCACACCGTGGGAGGCCGACCTCGGCTGGATCGTGAAGATGAAGAAGGGCGACTTCGTCGGCCGGGACGCCCTCGCGAAACAGAAAGAGCAGGGGCTGACGAAGAAGCTCGCGGGGTTCTTCGTCGACGGGCGCGGTATCGCCCGTCACGGATACCCCCTGAAGGTCGAAGGCACCGGCGAGCCCGGCGTCGTCACCTCCGGCACCCAGACGCCGACCGTCGGCCGGGCCCTCGGCCTCGCCTACGTTCCGATCGCGGCGACCACCGTCGGGACCCGGCTGCTCGTCGACGTCCGCGGCAAGGACGTCCCGGCCGTCGTCGTGCCGACCCCCTTCTACAAGCGCCCGTCCGCATAG
- a CDS encoding cyclic nucleotide-binding domain-containing protein has translation MPSGSRLLAAGESGEEAYVVAEGRLRVSVRIPGVGEEALAFLGPGEVVGEMSLVDDSPRSADVVAQDGPVTVFALPREVFQKILAEGTPEGAPLLGGIVVALVRRFEESVRKAATFRVLAGPF, from the coding sequence ATTCCGTCCGGCAGCCGGCTCCTGGCGGCGGGCGAGTCGGGAGAGGAAGCCTACGTCGTCGCCGAGGGCCGCCTGCGCGTCTCCGTGCGAATCCCGGGGGTCGGCGAAGAAGCGCTCGCGTTCCTCGGTCCCGGAGAGGTCGTCGGCGAGATGTCCCTCGTGGACGATTCCCCGCGCTCGGCCGACGTCGTCGCGCAGGACGGTCCGGTCACGGTCTTCGCCCTGCCTCGGGAGGTCTTCCAGAAGATCCTGGCCGAGGGAACGCCGGAAGGGGCACCTCTCCTCGGCGGCATCGTCGTCGCCCTCGTCCGCCGGTTCGAGGAGTCGGTGCGGAAGGCGG
- the gcvH gene encoding glycine cleavage system protein GcvH, producing MSSYPDDRFYSKSHEWIRVEGETATIGITDHAQKELGDVVFVELPDLGEIFDEGQEFGTIESVKAVSELFLPVAGEIVDVNKTLVDEPNAVNEDPHGDGWLVQVKVTSDGALDGLMNAAAYEKFVEEEAKA from the coding sequence ATGAGCAGCTATCCCGACGACCGCTTCTACTCGAAGAGCCACGAGTGGATCCGCGTGGAGGGCGAGACCGCCACCATCGGCATCACCGACCACGCCCAGAAGGAGCTCGGAGACGTCGTCTTCGTCGAGCTGCCGGACCTCGGCGAGATCTTCGACGAGGGCCAGGAATTCGGCACGATCGAGTCGGTCAAGGCCGTCTCGGAGCTCTTCCTTCCCGTCGCGGGCGAGATCGTCGACGTGAACAAGACCCTCGTCGACGAGCCGAACGCCGTCAACGAGGACCCGCACGGCGACGGCTGGCTCGTCCAGGTGAAAGTCACCTCCGACGGCGCGCTGGACGGCCTGATGAACGCGGCCGCGTACGAGAAGTTCGTCGAGGAAGAGGCGAAGGCCTGA